The DNA segment ATTCTCTTCATATGCACCGTTTCCTGGTAAAAATTCTTCGGCGACCCCTATGTAGTCACCTGGTATAACAAATTCTTTTTTAGTCTCTCCGTTTGCTTCCATCATAACACCTCATGAATCTATAAAGTTCAACTTCAATCAGTACCTTCCGTTTCTTATGAACCTCAAACATTGCTTTTATAGGAAAATTATACTTCTGCATCTCAACAAGCTCAAATCCATTTTCCAATGCAACATTCCTTATGAAATCATAGTTCCCTTTCTTGTGCAAGGAATACACAACATCTCCTATTTCAAAAGCCTTTTTCAAAAAATTGGTATCCATCTTCCTCTTTTTTGTACCAAAAGGCGGATTTTGAATAATAGTGTCCCCTCGCAGGAGGACGTCTAAAACGTCACCATCCTTAATCTCGTATTCTCCTAAGATTTCATCACTTTTTAAAGTTAATGTTTTTAAATTATCATTCAAAATAGCTATAGCTCTTTTATCTTTCTCTACAAAATATACTTTTTTAGCACCTAATAAGAGGGAAGCTATACCAAGTCGGCCTGTACCGGCACCAAGATCGACTACAGTCTTACCTTCTATGTCTCCTCTGTGATAGGCAAATAGAACAATTTCACTTGCTATATTCCCTGGAGTAGTGTACTGCTCCTCAAACATATCAGGGTCTTCCATCTCCCTTAGATTCGAAAGAAAGATTTCAAGCTGCTTTTTTCTCACAAAAATTAAAAATATCAAAGGTATAAAAATCCTACCTTTGATTCTAGAAAGTGTTTTACTCCTTTATTTCTCATTATGATTTCCATAAGCACTGCCAAGATAATCATTTCAGCAAACGCCTTCATCAAGATTGTGTATACAAC comes from the Methanofastidiosum sp. genome and includes:
- a CDS encoding methyltransferase, with translation MEDPDMFEEQYTTPGNIASEIVLFAYHRGDIEGKTVVDLGAGTGRLGIASLLLGAKKVYFVEKDKRAIAILNDNLKTLTLKSDEILGEYEIKDGDVLDVLLRGDTIIQNPPFGTKKRKMDTNFLKKAFEIGDVVYSLHKKGNYDFIRNVALENGFELVEMQKYNFPIKAMFEVHKKRKVLIEVELYRFMRCYDGSKRRD